One Methylosinus sp. C49 DNA segment encodes these proteins:
- a CDS encoding class I SAM-dependent methyltransferase: MDKIAPNLTGVPETMLWTLHNRAGEALRPNGLLHDPQLVEIYRALDYDYEASFGKAQPSHANRAVVFDNALRAFLAAHPDGVIVNLGEGLETHRFRVADAGEALWITVDLPESIAIRERFIKPDERHRHVALSALDRRWFDEVPQGRPVFITAQGLFMYLPPEETASLLRDMAQRFPKATLLFDHVPRWLSRETLKGRKLTPNFTIPPMPWGVDRSEIAPTLRSWAAIETVDHFDYRFYRGWRALLFGGLLRLPFFRERMPAITRVTFA, from the coding sequence ATGGACAAGATCGCGCCCAATCTCACCGGCGTGCCGGAAACAATGTTGTGGACGCTGCACAATCGCGCCGGCGAGGCGTTGCGGCCAAACGGATTGCTGCATGATCCGCAGCTCGTCGAAATCTATCGCGCGCTCGACTATGATTATGAGGCGAGCTTCGGCAAGGCGCAGCCCTCGCACGCCAATCGCGCCGTCGTCTTCGACAATGCGCTGCGCGCCTTTTTGGCGGCGCATCCAGACGGCGTGATCGTCAATCTCGGCGAAGGATTGGAGACCCACAGATTCCGCGTGGCCGATGCGGGCGAGGCGCTGTGGATCACCGTCGATCTGCCGGAATCGATCGCCATACGCGAGCGCTTCATAAAACCCGACGAGCGCCATCGCCATGTGGCGCTGAGCGCGCTCGACCGCCGCTGGTTCGACGAGGTTCCGCAAGGACGCCCCGTCTTCATCACGGCGCAAGGGCTGTTCATGTATCTTCCGCCGGAGGAAACCGCATCGCTGCTGCGCGACATGGCGCAGCGCTTTCCGAAAGCGACCCTCTTGTTCGACCATGTGCCGCGCTGGCTCTCGAGAGAGACGCTGAAGGGCCGCAAGCTCACGCCGAATTTCACCATTCCGCCCATGCCCTGGGGCGTCGACCGCAGCGAGATCGCGCCCACATTGCGAAGCTGGGCGGCGATCGAGACGGTGGATCATTTCGACTATCGATTCTATCGCGGATGGCGCGCGCTGCTGTTCGGAGGGCTATTGCGCCTCCCATTTTTCCGCGAGCGCATGCCCGCGATCACGCGCGTGACCTTCGCCTGA
- a CDS encoding ABC transporter ATP-binding protein yields the protein MSAPARDAAVESALLRVTGLSKSYLGPQGPLPVLRGVDLTLGAGESLALMGESGSGKSTLLHLVAGLDHADGGAIHVDDAEVTKLDDEGRAALRREILGVVFQQFNLVPSLTVGDNLSLQARLAGRYDRDWRDALAERLGLSALLDRYPEQLSGGQQQRVAVGRALAPRPRLLLADEPTGNLDEATGDAVLDLLLELSATAGAAVLMVTHSARLAARLDRRATLAGGRLAP from the coding sequence ATGTCGGCGCCCGCGCGTGATGCGGCAGTAGAGAGCGCGCTGCTGCGCGTGACGGGGCTTTCCAAATCCTATCTCGGACCGCAGGGTCCTCTGCCCGTGCTGCGCGGCGTCGATCTTACGCTCGGCGCCGGCGAGAGCCTCGCGCTGATGGGCGAGTCGGGCAGCGGCAAGAGCACGCTGCTGCATCTCGTCGCCGGTCTCGACCATGCCGATGGCGGCGCCATTCACGTCGATGACGCCGAAGTGACGAAGCTCGACGACGAAGGCCGCGCGGCGCTGCGCCGCGAGATTCTCGGCGTCGTGTTTCAGCAGTTCAATCTCGTGCCGAGCCTCACGGTCGGCGATAATCTCTCTCTGCAGGCGCGGCTCGCCGGGCGCTACGATCGCGATTGGCGCGACGCGCTCGCCGAGCGTCTCGGGCTCTCCGCTCTGCTCGATCGCTATCCCGAGCAATTGTCGGGCGGTCAGCAGCAGCGCGTCGCGGTCGGCCGCGCGCTGGCGCCGCGTCCTCGCCTCTTGCTCGCCGACGAGCCGACCGGCAATCTGGATGAAGCCACAGGCGACGCGGTGCTCGATCTTCTGCTCGAGCTCTCCGCCACGGCGGGCGCGGCGGTGCTGATGGTCACGCATAGCGCGCGGCTCGCTGCGCGGCTCGATCGCCGCGCCACGCTCGCAGGCGGAAGGCTGGCGCCGTGA
- the purD gene encoding phosphoribosylamine--glycine ligase, with protein sequence MNVLLIGSGGREHAIARAFSKSALLARLYAAPGNPGVAEIAELAPLDVSDHAAVAAFCAQKSIELVVVGPEQPLVEGLADFLRAKGVAVFGPSKAAAQLEGSKGFVKDLCRANAIPTADYQRFDDEAKALAYLRAKGAPIVVKADGLAAGKGVVVAETLEEAEEAVTAMFSGAFGKSGAEVVIEEKLEGEEASFFVICDGERALPFTSAQDHKRVGEGDTGPNTGGMGAYSPAPAFTPQIEARVMREIVAPTLRAMREMGAPFQGVLFVGLMLTKDGPKLIEFNVRFGDPETQVMLPRLEDDLLELMRAAAIGALPEKPLRFSRQTALTVVLAAKGYPGTPLTGSAIKGLARAGEIDGVIVTHAGTRREGDALVAAGGRVLNVTALGDTAQAAQALAYRGVDAIDWPEGFCRRDIGWRAIERET encoded by the coding sequence ATGAATGTTCTCCTCATCGGCTCCGGCGGCCGCGAGCATGCGATCGCCCGGGCGTTCTCGAAAAGCGCGCTTCTCGCTCGGCTCTACGCCGCGCCCGGCAATCCGGGCGTCGCAGAGATAGCGGAGCTCGCGCCTCTCGATGTTTCGGATCACGCCGCCGTCGCGGCCTTCTGCGCGCAAAAAAGCATAGAGCTCGTCGTCGTCGGGCCGGAGCAGCCGCTCGTCGAAGGGCTCGCCGATTTCTTGCGCGCAAAGGGAGTCGCGGTCTTCGGCCCGTCCAAGGCCGCGGCGCAGCTCGAAGGCTCGAAGGGATTCGTCAAGGATCTCTGCCGCGCCAACGCCATTCCCACCGCCGATTATCAGCGCTTCGACGATGAGGCGAAAGCGCTCGCCTATCTGCGCGCGAAGGGCGCGCCGATCGTGGTGAAGGCCGACGGCCTCGCCGCCGGCAAAGGCGTCGTCGTCGCCGAGACTCTCGAAGAAGCCGAGGAGGCGGTCACGGCCATGTTTTCCGGCGCCTTCGGCAAATCGGGCGCGGAAGTCGTCATAGAGGAGAAGCTCGAGGGCGAGGAGGCCTCCTTCTTCGTGATCTGCGACGGCGAGCGAGCGCTCCCTTTCACATCGGCGCAGGATCACAAGCGCGTCGGCGAGGGCGACACGGGGCCGAACACGGGCGGAATGGGCGCCTATTCGCCGGCGCCCGCCTTCACGCCACAGATCGAGGCGCGCGTGATGCGCGAGATCGTCGCGCCGACTCTGCGCGCGATGCGCGAGATGGGCGCGCCGTTTCAGGGCGTTCTCTTCGTCGGGCTGATGCTGACCAAGGATGGGCCGAAGCTCATCGAGTTCAATGTGCGCTTCGGCGATCCAGAGACGCAAGTGATGCTGCCGCGCCTCGAGGACGATCTGCTGGAGCTGATGCGCGCCGCCGCCATAGGCGCGCTGCCGGAGAAGCCGCTGCGCTTCTCGCGACAGACCGCGCTCACCGTGGTGCTGGCGGCGAAAGGCTATCCGGGAACGCCACTGACGGGCTCGGCGATAAAAGGCCTCGCGCGCGCCGGCGAGATCGACGGCGTCATCGTCACCCATGCGGGCACGCGGCGCGAGGGCGACGCGCTCGTGGCCGCCGGCGGACGCGTGCTCAATGTCACCGCGCTCGGCGACACGGCGCAGGCGGCGCAAGCGCTCGCCTATCGCGGCGTCGACGCCATAGACTGGCCCGAAGGATTTTGTCGCCGCGACATAGGCTGGCGCGCAATCGAGCGCGAAACATGA
- a CDS encoding TonB-dependent receptor, which produces MTRSILSRGVSAGALLIASLSSAMAQEALPSIDVAGEGAPRDAGQKATAPGFSPEKKALPVYRDPTGQTFTTVKSEDFKTSPLVTIGDLVQYSPGVSFKQGNGPRDMTLSIRGSGARVGGAMRNIVLLEDGFTMTQPDGFSRTDSTDPHAYAGVDVYRGPSSALFGNWANGGAINFRTRTGAEIDGVETGHEAGSFGYLTNYTAIGKKYGDFDIAVFASDARGEGSTTHTDFNTQTVNLKASYEATPTDRFTFKWVHNQLYGNVPARMSLNQFYFNPYQRGCYGLPTPATAISRSLCGQTAVFLNGTNGATAQVSALQSGWHRNDRRDMLGLRWEHDIDAQTVLRTQFIYDDKDFYQPIDTPVTYGDAPSINISSDLTHHGALQGQQLTSNFGVWYNRARFTTYSQNLLGWGNGDLGPLLTNKQEVMHSNLGVRFREELELAPDVTGVIALASEMSKVAALSSSVSYPSGALTAVPANRTYWNFAPEASVTWRPDREWKFYARASSGYGTPQYGFLFVNQQGLDGNNTGLKSQRNSGFDAGFDWTPTETLKVTLNGFYEWYQNEMLTQSPGNGLKNYTYNAPGSAHRGAEFLLDWRPFDGWRLLANYSYNNQIFTSFTEQRGPSSYFNRAGYKIPGVAPHELTTRIGYDIPQGDFKGVGAYLEYVLKSSYFIDNGNQLTIPGYGLVNLNLHYDRDVSIGFLKNISAFVEVRNVFDRTYVASATVISNSLTSGFQNPGFVLAQNSTGSIYAGQPRAIQGGVKFKF; this is translated from the coding sequence ATGACCAGAAGCATTCTCTCGCGCGGCGTTTCGGCCGGCGCGCTCCTCATCGCGTCTCTTTCCTCCGCCATGGCGCAAGAGGCGTTGCCCTCCATCGACGTCGCCGGCGAAGGCGCCCCGCGCGACGCGGGACAAAAAGCCACCGCCCCGGGATTTTCTCCCGAGAAAAAAGCGCTGCCCGTCTATCGCGATCCGACCGGCCAGACCTTCACCACCGTCAAGAGCGAGGATTTCAAGACCTCGCCGCTCGTCACCATCGGCGATCTCGTCCAATACAGCCCCGGCGTCTCCTTCAAGCAGGGCAATGGCCCGCGCGACATGACGCTCTCCATCCGCGGCTCCGGCGCGCGCGTCGGCGGCGCCATGCGCAATATCGTGCTGCTCGAGGACGGCTTCACCATGACGCAGCCGGACGGTTTCTCGCGCACCGATTCCACCGATCCGCACGCCTATGCCGGCGTCGACGTCTATCGCGGCCCCTCCTCCGCGCTGTTCGGCAATTGGGCCAATGGCGGCGCCATCAACTTCCGCACCCGCACCGGCGCGGAGATCGACGGCGTGGAGACCGGCCACGAGGCCGGCAGCTTCGGCTATCTCACCAATTACACCGCCATCGGCAAGAAATACGGTGATTTCGACATCGCCGTCTTCGCCAGCGACGCACGCGGCGAGGGCTCCACGACCCACACAGATTTCAACACGCAGACGGTGAATCTGAAGGCGAGCTACGAGGCGACGCCGACCGATCGCTTCACCTTCAAATGGGTCCATAATCAGCTCTACGGCAATGTGCCGGCGCGCATGTCGCTCAACCAATTCTATTTCAATCCCTATCAGCGCGGCTGTTACGGGTTGCCGACGCCCGCCACCGCGATCAGCCGCAGCCTCTGCGGACAGACGGCCGTCTTCCTCAACGGAACAAATGGCGCGACCGCGCAAGTCTCCGCGCTGCAATCGGGCTGGCATCGCAACGACCGGCGCGACATGCTGGGCCTGCGCTGGGAGCACGACATAGACGCGCAGACGGTGCTGCGCACGCAATTCATCTATGACGACAAGGATTTCTATCAGCCGATCGACACGCCGGTCACTTATGGCGACGCGCCCTCGATCAACATATCGTCCGACCTCACCCATCACGGCGCGCTGCAGGGCCAGCAGCTGACCAGCAATTTCGGCGTCTGGTACAATCGCGCGCGCTTCACCACCTATTCGCAAAATCTGCTCGGCTGGGGCAATGGCGATCTCGGGCCGCTGCTCACCAATAAGCAGGAGGTCATGCATTCCAATCTCGGCGTGCGCTTCCGCGAGGAGCTGGAGCTCGCGCCGGATGTGACCGGCGTGATCGCGCTCGCGAGCGAGATGAGCAAGGTCGCAGCGCTGTCCTCGTCGGTCTCCTATCCCTCCGGCGCGCTGACCGCCGTGCCGGCCAATCGCACCTATTGGAATTTCGCGCCGGAAGCCTCGGTGACATGGCGGCCCGATCGCGAGTGGAAATTCTACGCGCGCGCCTCGAGCGGCTATGGAACGCCGCAATATGGCTTCCTCTTCGTCAATCAGCAGGGGCTCGACGGTAATAACACCGGCCTCAAATCGCAGCGCAACTCGGGCTTCGACGCCGGCTTCGACTGGACGCCGACAGAGACTCTGAAAGTCACGCTCAACGGCTTCTACGAATGGTATCAGAACGAGATGCTGACGCAGTCGCCGGGCAATGGCCTCAAGAACTACACCTATAATGCGCCGGGCTCGGCCCATCGCGGCGCGGAATTCCTGCTCGACTGGCGGCCTTTCGACGGATGGCGGCTGCTCGCCAATTACTCCTACAATAATCAGATCTTCACGAGCTTCACCGAGCAGCGCGGGCCGAGCTCCTACTTCAACCGCGCCGGCTATAAAATCCCCGGCGTCGCTCCGCATGAGCTGACGACGCGCATCGGCTATGATATTCCGCAAGGCGACTTCAAAGGCGTCGGCGCCTATTTGGAATATGTGCTGAAGAGCTCCTATTTCATCGACAATGGCAATCAGCTCACCATACCGGGCTATGGCCTCGTCAATCTCAACCTGCATTATGATCGCGACGTGTCGATCGGCTTTCTGAAGAACATCTCCGCCTTTGTCGAGGTGCGCAATGTGTTCGACCGGACCTATGTCGCATCGGCGACGGTGATCTCCAACTCGCTCACTTCGGGATTTCAAAATCCCGGCTTCGTGCTCGCGCAAAATTCGACCGGCTCCATCTATGCGGGCCAGCCGCGCGCGATACAGGGCGGCGTGAAGTTCAAATTCTGA
- a CDS encoding TonB family protein yields MSALIHILVLAAFLLEQLLLSSESPTTEQEIPLEVVAEAPQPPPPQEPPPPEPEKEEPKPEEKQKQKPPPPQKLVDDEKPAFDAPRAPNQEKADRDAPDQETKSARREPPNEQHAAKPAQEKSADPQKQQAAEAELAPAAPKAEEDKADAEIVEQAEPQKEARIDDKQGEVEIKASPEPKPKSIADQLASLEPLPDFKLSGSSKPAPVSGGTAKTTYLSVLFGLIMRHMNVPPSLRNKTTPNHGVVVFFIDEGGHLTHQAVYRSSGFAELDNAALAAVRRAAPFPAPPYGHPRGIQFHFDPK; encoded by the coding sequence TTGTCCGCGCTCATACATATTCTCGTCCTGGCGGCCTTTCTGCTCGAGCAATTGCTGCTGTCGAGCGAGAGCCCGACCACAGAGCAGGAAATTCCGCTGGAGGTCGTCGCCGAGGCGCCGCAACCTCCGCCGCCGCAGGAACCGCCGCCGCCGGAGCCCGAGAAGGAGGAGCCGAAGCCGGAGGAGAAGCAGAAGCAAAAGCCGCCGCCGCCGCAAAAGCTCGTCGACGACGAGAAGCCGGCCTTCGACGCGCCGCGCGCGCCGAATCAGGAGAAGGCCGATCGCGACGCGCCGGATCAGGAGACCAAATCCGCCCGCCGCGAGCCGCCGAACGAGCAGCACGCCGCCAAGCCCGCGCAGGAAAAATCCGCCGATCCGCAAAAGCAGCAGGCGGCCGAGGCCGAGCTAGCGCCGGCCGCCCCCAAGGCGGAGGAGGACAAGGCCGACGCCGAGATCGTCGAGCAGGCGGAGCCGCAAAAGGAAGCGCGGATCGACGACAAGCAGGGCGAGGTCGAGATCAAGGCCTCGCCGGAGCCCAAGCCGAAATCCATCGCCGATCAGCTCGCTTCGCTGGAGCCGCTGCCGGACTTCAAGCTCTCCGGCTCCTCCAAGCCGGCGCCGGTCAGCGGCGGCACGGCGAAGACCACCTATCTCTCCGTGCTCTTCGGCCTCATCATGCGTCATATGAATGTGCCGCCGTCCCTGCGCAACAAGACGACGCCCAATCACGGCGTCGTCGTGTTCTTCATCGACGAGGGCGGGCATCTCACCCATCAGGCGGTCTATCGCTCGAGCGGCTTCGCCGAGCTCGACAACGCCGCTCTCGCCGCCGTGCGACGCGCCGCGCCTTTCCCAGCGCCGCCCTATGGCCATCCGCGCGGCATTCAATTTCACTTCGATCCGAAATGA
- a CDS encoding sensor histidine kinase KdpD gives MAETGSEFERRPDPDALLALADREKRGKLRVFLGAAPGVGKTYAMLARARALKADGVDIVIGLVETHGRCETEALTEGLEILPRRKIEYRGRTLEEFDVDAALARHPALIVVDELAHTNAPDSRHPKRWQDVEELLDTGVDVWTALNIQHLESLADVVSRIAGVAVRETVPDRVLQDAADVVLVDVTPDELLQRLNEGKVYVPDMARRAVQNFFTPRNLTALRELALRRTAERVDDQMVDYLRQSAIEGPWATSERLLVCVGSDRLSEFVVRAGARLATGLNAPWIALHLERAGEEEQDAERARRVDEALRLAERLGGTVERVFGHDLAGEALRFARRENITQIVVGRSRAGLLARLWRKSLTDEIVRRSDDIAVQVITESRAKAEEEPRPRKALATNGEFWRGVGATLASVAFATLVAWPLDVWLHLPNLGMIFLASVVFCALAAGVWSAVAASILSFFAFDFFFVDPRYEFTISQAHEFLSLLVYTFVAIVTGTLAGRVREQSRAMRARAEAAQSLFEFSRKLSSAASLDEVMWAAAMHAQKALDAKSAVLLAPDDGELTIAAAWPPIDQLDAKEAGAARWAYERAEPAGLRSGTLPNIRFAFRPLATTRGVVAVIGLEPKNAQETPSAQNERMLTAILEQTAIAVDRALLVGESVRAAALEENERLRTTLLASLSHDLRTPLASITGAVTSLRQLGDRLADTDRLDLLVSIEEEAARLSRFVVNLLDMSRIESGALAPRRELVDVGDAVRAAMERSRKEFPQLKVSASLAPDLPAIRGDAGLLGQIVFNLLDNAHKYGGGPAAIYARRDGSELLLTVTDEGPGVKPADLERIFEKFYRGGRVDGRKAGAGLGLSICRGLVEAMGGSIVAQSPAVRRKGTRIVLRFPIPEPPRSAAVA, from the coding sequence ATGGCCGAGACGGGAAGCGAATTCGAACGTCGGCCGGACCCGGACGCGTTGCTCGCGCTCGCCGATCGCGAGAAGCGCGGCAAGCTGCGCGTGTTTCTCGGCGCGGCGCCGGGCGTCGGCAAGACCTACGCCATGCTCGCCCGCGCCCGCGCGTTGAAGGCCGATGGCGTCGATATCGTCATCGGCCTCGTCGAGACGCACGGACGCTGCGAAACAGAGGCGCTGACGGAAGGCCTCGAGATTCTGCCGCGCCGCAAGATCGAATATCGCGGCCGCACGCTCGAGGAGTTCGACGTCGACGCCGCGCTCGCGCGTCATCCCGCGCTCATCGTCGTCGACGAGCTCGCGCACACCAATGCGCCGGACAGCCGTCACCCGAAGCGCTGGCAGGATGTCGAGGAGCTGCTCGACACCGGCGTCGATGTGTGGACCGCGCTCAATATTCAGCATCTCGAGAGTCTCGCCGATGTCGTCTCGCGCATCGCCGGCGTCGCCGTGCGCGAGACGGTTCCCGATCGCGTGCTGCAGGACGCCGCCGATGTCGTGCTCGTCGATGTGACGCCGGACGAGCTGCTGCAGCGCTTGAATGAAGGCAAGGTCTATGTGCCGGACATGGCGCGCCGCGCCGTGCAGAATTTTTTCACGCCGCGCAATCTCACGGCGTTGCGAGAGCTGGCGCTGCGTCGCACGGCCGAGCGCGTCGACGATCAGATGGTCGATTATCTGCGGCAGAGCGCGATAGAAGGGCCATGGGCGACGTCGGAGCGGCTGCTCGTCTGCGTCGGCTCCGATCGTCTGTCGGAATTCGTCGTACGCGCCGGCGCGCGCCTCGCGACCGGGCTCAATGCGCCATGGATCGCGCTGCATCTCGAACGCGCGGGAGAAGAGGAGCAGGACGCCGAGCGCGCGCGGCGCGTCGACGAAGCATTGCGGCTCGCCGAGCGTCTCGGCGGAACGGTCGAGCGCGTCTTTGGCCATGATCTCGCCGGCGAGGCGCTGAGATTCGCGCGGCGCGAGAATATCACGCAGATCGTCGTCGGCCGTTCGCGCGCCGGGCTGCTGGCGCGGCTGTGGCGGAAATCTCTGACCGACGAGATCGTGCGGCGCTCGGACGACATCGCTGTGCAGGTCATCACCGAGAGCCGCGCGAAGGCCGAGGAGGAGCCGCGGCCGCGCAAGGCGCTTGCGACCAATGGCGAGTTCTGGCGCGGCGTCGGCGCGACGCTCGCCTCCGTCGCTTTCGCCACGCTCGTCGCCTGGCCGCTCGACGTATGGCTGCATCTTCCCAATCTCGGGATGATCTTTCTCGCCTCGGTCGTGTTCTGCGCGCTCGCCGCCGGCGTATGGTCGGCGGTCGCTGCGTCCATTCTTTCGTTCTTCGCTTTCGATTTCTTTTTCGTCGATCCGCGCTATGAATTCACCATCTCGCAGGCGCATGAGTTTCTGTCGCTGCTCGTCTACACTTTCGTCGCCATAGTGACGGGCACGCTCGCCGGCCGCGTGCGCGAGCAATCGCGCGCCATGCGCGCGCGGGCGGAGGCGGCGCAATCGCTGTTCGAGTTCTCGCGCAAATTGTCGAGCGCGGCTTCGCTCGACGAGGTGATGTGGGCCGCCGCCATGCATGCGCAAAAGGCGCTCGACGCCAAGAGCGCGGTGCTTCTGGCGCCGGACGACGGCGAGCTGACGATCGCCGCCGCTTGGCCGCCGATCGACCAGCTGGACGCGAAGGAGGCGGGCGCCGCGCGCTGGGCCTATGAGCGCGCCGAGCCGGCGGGATTGCGCAGCGGCACGCTGCCCAACATTCGTTTCGCCTTTCGTCCGCTGGCGACGACGCGCGGCGTCGTGGCGGTGATCGGCCTCGAGCCCAAGAATGCGCAAGAGACGCCTTCGGCGCAGAATGAGCGCATGCTGACGGCGATTCTCGAGCAGACCGCCATCGCCGTCGATCGCGCGCTGCTGGTGGGGGAATCGGTGCGCGCCGCCGCGCTCGAGGAGAACGAGCGCTTGCGCACCACTCTGCTCGCCTCGCTCTCGCATGATCTGCGCACGCCGCTCGCCTCTATCACCGGCGCCGTCACCAGCCTGCGCCAGCTCGGCGATCGGCTCGCCGATACGGATCGGCTCGATCTGCTCGTCTCCATAGAGGAGGAGGCGGCGCGTCTGTCGCGCTTCGTCGTCAATCTGCTCGATATGTCGCGCATCGAATCGGGCGCCCTGGCGCCGCGCCGAGAGCTCGTCGATGTCGGCGACGCCGTGCGCGCCGCGATGGAGCGCAGCCGCAAGGAGTTTCCGCAGCTGAAGGTTTCGGCGAGCCTCGCGCCCGATCTTCCGGCGATTCGCGGCGACGCCGGCCTGCTGGGGCAGATCGTGTTCAATCTGCTCGACAATGCGCATAAATATGGCGGCGGCCCGGCTGCGATCTATGCGCGTCGCGACGGCTCCGAGCTGCTGCTCACCGTGACCGATGAAGGGCCGGGCGTGAAGCCGGCCGATCTCGAGCGCATTTTCGAGAAATTCTATCGCGGCGGGCGCGTCGACGGCCGCAAGGCCGGCGCCGGCCTCGGCCTCTCCATCTGCCGCGGCCTCGTCGAGGCGATGGGCGGCTCCATCGTCGCGCAGAGCCCGGCCGTCCGCCGCAAGGGCACGCGAATCGTGCTGCGTTTTCCCATTCCCGAGCCGCCGCGCAGCGCCGCTGTGGCGTGA